CGGACAAATACGCAGCAAAAATTTCTGCGGCCGCCTCGGAAAATGCTGGATATCCCCGATTCTGCGCACGGGAGATGGTGTCCTGAATAGCCTCCTCATAAGCATCTAACCAAGGCAAGGCTGCAGCGATCTTCTGATGATCCAAAGATATCGTCCGTGTCGGGGATGCCCCTCTTCTCACCAGCAAAAGATTCGTCTCAGGCTCCGACCAAAAGGCCGCAAATTCCACAGCAAGATCCGCTTTTTCACTGCGCCGGGGTATTCCCATCGTCCACATTCCACTGATGCAGACGGGAGAACCGTCTGGCGCTCTCGGACCGACCGAAAAGCCAAGATCATCCTGAACAAACGTCTCCTTCGGATCCATAATATTGGGAATATATGCAGGCCATAGCATCCCTTGCGCCAGTTTACCCACCCTCATTAGATCTGCTCTCTGATCGTAGTGCCACGCCCCTCGCTTCTTGGGTCCGAAGGCTGATAGAGACCGATACCATTCAAGAGCATCCTCCGCAGCCTCCTTATCGAAGTTTGTTTGAAGCTCATCGTCCGAGAGAGTCTGCCCAAAAAGCTCGAGTGACCAAATAAGTGCGATCGTCAGAGCCTCGGAGACTTGATCGACAGGAGAGAACCCATATAAATCCGGCGGCCGATGGAAGAACTCGGCCATATCTCGAAATTGTTGGGCATCGCGCGGCGGAGCGAGTTCATAGCCGTAGCGCTCTTCAAAGGCCTGCTGTTCTTTCGGCGAGTCCCAGAGATCCTTCCTATAAACATAAAGATAAACGTTTGGGTTAACGGGAACTCCATAGAGGACTCCATCAATTGAGGATGCCTCGATCATTTGCTCGTTGGTCCACCCTTCCAACTGAATGGGGTCAAACTTCTGCGGACTTGGCCAATCGTCGAAGGGCAGCAGAACATCACTCATCAACGCCAAGAAGGGCTCATCCACCGTAACCAAGTCGAACTGGGAAAGATAATCCGTCAAGTTCAGCTCATTTAACATCTCCGACCGATGTAATTGAGTCATCTCTACAAGGATCCCCGTAGTATCCTCAAACTTCCGGGTGATCTCAAAAAGCGCTTGGGATTGAGGATCGTGAAAGGTCAGAACCTTGATGACCTCAGACTCTTTTTGTGGGCTCTCCTCTTGCCCGAAAACCAGATTCCCAAGAAAAAAGGCAACCATTGCCAAACCGACTCCAGTCAGGCGTATTCGAGTGAGGATGAGAAAGGGGTTCACAAAGCCCAAATGGAAAGATTTCAGGAGTTAAATGAGATGAGTCCCCGCAAGCGGCAAACTCTAAAAATAGAGTAAATCGCAAAACCACCGAAAGGCAAGAATACAGTCTCTCATCCACCGATTGAAGACTCGCTCGGCTCTATCTCCCTCTCAGCTTTTGGAAAATCCATCCTCAACTCCCCCTTTCGAGGGAATTTCTTCACATCAATCGCCGATCGCGATTCGATCCAAAAAAAGACCTCCCTCCGGAAATCCGGAAGAAGGTCTCTCAAAAATCGGAGGTGAGCAGCGGTCTTGGCCACCAACCCCGAGAAATTAGCAAATAACTCTGATCAACCGCGGTAGCCGACGAGGCGAGCTTTTTCCACATTCCAAATCTTCAGCCGGAAACAGCGGAAGACTTCTACTGGAGACAAGCTGGTCGTCTTGGCATTCTGCAGTTCCGGGATCGCCTTGAAGGCTTCCGGCAAACGATAGAATGGAATCCGAGCATTCAGGTGATGGATATGGTGATACCCAATGTTCCCGGTGAACCAATGAAGAATGCGAGGCATCTTCATGAAACTCGAAGATTCGAGAGCAGCCCCTTCATAAGTCCAGCCATCTTCATCCTTGAGGAGAACCCCGGGGAAATTGTGCTGGGCATAAAAGAGGTAAGAACCGAGACATGCCGCGATAATGAACGGAAGGACGAGGGAGAAGAAGACTCCTGCCCAGCCGAAAGTCACTGCGAGCAAGACAATCAACGCCGCGTGAACCACCAAAGCGATGGCACAATCGAAATGCTTTCGTGGATTCTCGAAGATCGGTTCGAGGCACATCGAAAACACGAACGAGGTCAAATATCCGGCCAGAATCGTCAATGGATGACGGCTGACTCGGTAGCGAATCCGAACCAGCAATGGCGAAGAACGATAGCGTTCCACCGTCATGGTCGGGAACGAACCCAAATCATTTCCGTGAAGCTTCGAATTATTCGCGTGATGCGAATCGTGTGAGTGCTTCCAGACACTACTGGGCGTCAGGGTAAGAATCCCCACCACCGTCATCAGACGGTCGGCGAGCTTCGACTTGGCCAGAATCGCCCGGTGCTGATGGTCATGAAAAATCACGAACACCCGGACAATCATCAACGCCGTCAAGACGCTGAAAGCGATCCGAAACGGGATGGCCCAGAACGGAAACGTCCCGACTACCGCCAGTGCCAGAATGAGTAGAGAGGAAATTACGGCAAACCAACTCTTCGAAGGAATGTCCCTCGCAAACTGAGCAGTAGCCCGTGAGATCTTCTTCCCGCCTGTGGGCGCCGTCTTACCGGCTTCCTGAACGAGCGGAGTTTCGATGTGACCCTCCGGGGCGGGGATTGGCATCTGAATTGAAGATCCACTCATCCTCTCGCCTTCCGTTTGGCTCCTGCCGGTCCACGACTTCCTTGAGCTGCCCCGCTGCGGCCTCGGCCGCCTCCGGGGAAACCACCACCACCCGAACGATCACCGCGTCCGCCACGTCCGTAAGGGCGCTTGCGGCGACCACCGCCACCCTGTCCGCGGCCTTTACCGCCACCGGATTTACTCTTCGGCATTCCTTCGTAATGGAAAGGTTGATCCCGCTCCAAATCGATTTCCTTACCGAGGTGTCGTTCGATCTGGAACAACTCTGAGGTCGTTCCTTCATCGCAGAAGCTGATTGCGCGACCTGAGGTCTCCGCACGGGCGGTCCGTCCAATCCGGTGCACGTAGGTGTCAGCTTCATTCGGCAAATCAAAATTCACGACCAGACCGATGTCTTTCACATCGATTCCCCGGGCAGCCACATCGGTGGCGACCAGGACCGATACGCGGCCATCGCGGAAACGATCCAACGCCTTTTGACGGGCCGCTTGGGTCTTGTTCCCGTGAATCGCCTCACTGACGATTCCGAAGCCTTTGAGCTTCTTGGAAAGTTTGTCGCACCCGTGCTTGGTCCGGCTAAAAACGAGAGTCCGCAGATCCGAGGGAGAGCCGTCTTGCTCTGTCAGGTAATACTGCAAGAGTGGAAGCTTATCCTCGACCCGCACGTGGCAGACCTTCTGGTCGATCCGTTCGACAACCGGCTTACCGGGATCAATGCGGATTTCCACAGGATCATTGATGAAGCGATCGGCAACCGAGCGGACTTGGCCATTCAGGGTTGCCGTGAAAAGAGCCGTCTGGCGCTCACTGGGCATCATTGCCGCGATTTTCTTCACGTCGTGGACAAATCCCATGTCGAGCATCCGATCCACTTCGTCGAGGACGAGGAATTCAACCCGCTGCAGATCGACGTGGCCTTGATTGATCAGGTCGAGCAATCGACCAGGAGTGGCGACGAGAATGTCGACCCCGCGGCGCATGGCGTTGACCTGTGGTTTCTGGCTCACGCCTCCATATATCAGGCAGTGACGCAATTTCAGGTATTTCCCGTACTTCGAGAAGCTCTCGCCTACTTGAACCGCCAACTCGCGAGTCGGGGTCAGGACCAGAGCGCGGGCGCAATTGGCCACCGGACGGTCCGGACTTTGGGACATGTGGTGAAGAATCGGCAGCGCAAAAGCGGCCGTTTTCCCCGTCCCCGTCTGGGCACATCCAATAATGTCCCGGCCTTCCAGTTGCGGCGGAAGCGCCTGTTCCTGGATCGGAGAAGGAGTGTCGTAGCTGAGATCGCGCAATGCACGTTGAATCGGCTCCGCCAATGGCAAAGCCGAGAATGGTGTAGTAGTCATGTCTTGGGTGGGGCCTCGAAGGGGCCTCCTGAGATTCGATGAGATTTGGTTGTAAAACCCTCAGCAATCTCTCATCGATCAAGACCGGTCAGGGGAACCCGAATGACAACATTCGAGCGGGACGAGTGTCCCATCAGAAACTCGGAAAATGACAGTGGTTCTGTCAAAGGCAAGGGCAATCGCACGAAAATCGATACACAGTCTCAATGACCCGACTCCGCCCTCTCAGGGTGGCATTCAACCGCTCCCGAGAGGTTCGCCCTCAAAAATTCAGGAGATGCTCTCCCCTCTCTCGAACGGCTTACGAGCGAGATAACTACGCCCGATCCCACTGAGCCATATGGACCAGAGGAAAACCAGCGGCGCCACCGTCTCCAACCCCTCCTCCAAAGCTTGCAGGTGATCGACCCAACCTTGACTGAGCGTGATGTCAAAGAGGTTGTTCAACTCAGCCGGAAGCCGATCAAGACACTTGCTCGCAACAAGAAGAACGCCGGTGGCGAAAAGCCATAGAGCTGACCGGGAACTCCACCCGCCTTCAAAAAACAAAAACCGGATTGCCGCGTAGAAGGCGTAAACCATCCCGGCGATGAGAATCAGAACAATCAGTCCTGCGATCAGACGTTCCATCAACGGGGCCGAAGAATCCAGATAGAAATTGATCTTCAGCGCCCCTTGCGTGGTAAATTTCTTGTGCCAGTCCGCTTCCCGTGCCGCCAAAGCCAGACTCAACAAAGCAAACGAAACAGCCCGGAAACCCAAAGGACGCACGCGAACAAAAATCAAAACCGCCCCCGCAATCCATCCGTAGAACGAAAGGGTCTCAAAGAACCCATCCTCCGCAAACATCCGCTGGAAGGCATCTGCCGACAACACAATCGGAGCAATCACCAAGAAGCCCAACAGAACCGCCAGAATCGCAAGAAAGATCCGGTCCCCCGGAGATAGTCGAATCGCCATCGACAAAATGTTTCAGAAATTTTGCGTCCGGTAAATCGGAATCCAATGTCCGCCGAGCCAAGCCCTACCCCACTGGTAAGCTCCCCAGTGGCCGAATTAAGAAACCAGGTTACTTATTAATTGACATCATCAAACCTATTCTCGCTTAGGTTCAGTCCTGAGACGCCAATCAGTATTCGAGCGCGAACATCGCGTGATGATCCATCGAGTCGAGCCGGAAGGTCACGGTCTCGGGACTGATTCCTGCCTCAATGTCTCTTCCTTCGGGGACCGAAATCACTCGCTTCACTGACTTGGGAAGGCGCACGGTGACTCCAAGATTGTGAAGGGGTCGGACGTCTTCAATTACTTCATAGCCATTCAGTTTCCCCCCCAAGGTGCCTCCATGGAGAGTGACAGCCCCTCCCCGATTGATGGTGCAGCCATTGAGAAGGTGAAGGATATAGCGATTTTCCGTCTCTTGATGAGTAAGGACAACGCGTGCGGTCGAGGGGAAATTCTCGACGGACACGCTTCGGCCTCCGTCCAAGAGAAGATCCAGATGCTTTCCAATAAGCTGCCGCAGGGCGACCTGGCCGGTTCCGCGGTAGATCGAGAAAACCGGGTGCGCCATGTAGAGGATATTGCCTTTCTTCGATCCGGTGGAGAATTCCGACGGCTCCGGCTTCGGTGGGGTGTGCTGGTGACTGCAAAAGTGGTCCCACTCGCGATTGAAATACGGCTCGTAAACTTCGCCGAGGGATTCGCCATCGGTCATTTTCAGACGACGGGATTGCCCGTACATCACCATAGGCTGGTTGACGAAATCCGCCCGCAAATCTTTTCGGGGTAGCGAATAATCCGGCTGGAAGGGAGAGATCTCCGAAACCGAGGCACCGATATCAAACAAACATCCCGATTCAGAATCCACGGCGCTATCGTGCGACAAGAAGAGTTTCCCGCCCGCCTCCAGATAGGAGCGGAGCTTTCTCTCGAGCGCTTCGTCGACCGACACGTCATCGGGCAACACAAGCATTTGGTAGGGAGAAAAATCCATATCGACGTCGATCACGTCGAAGAGCTGGTGTTCCTCCAATAAAACACGGGCAGCCCCGATATCGGATGCGGTCTCCCGTTCCGAATTGAGGAAAGCCTCCTTGCCTCGGACTGAAAGGCTCGAGAGCAAGGCGATGTCAGCCACATTGCGGGCACCTCGGGCGTAGGACTCTTTCTCAGCCACTTCGCGATAAGCCTCGCCGACGATCTCGTAGGTGGATTCGTCAATTTCCCCCGTCGGGTGCAACTGGTCCCCGACGCTGCAACGGGCGCCATAGGCCAACATGGCACAACACTCGTATCGCAAGGCGTTTGGATGCTTATATCCACCAAACTCGCCCCAAGTAGAATGGAATTTTCCCGTCATCCCCAAATAGTCGAAATCCAACTGGTGAGCATATTTCGCGAGGAAGGGGAAATGGTCATAGCCCCAGCCTCCGGTAGGGAGACTTTCCAACTCCAAATGGCTGAAAAAGGGAAGAATCTCTCGGAATCCCGGAGTGATATTCCCACTGTTGTGAAAAACGGGCATCTCGGGCTGGAGACGTCGGACCGTCTCCGTCGTCCGCTGGTAATACTTCATCAGCGCATCGTACCGGGACTGCAGGCGATCTTCGGGATTCTTCGGATCGAGCCCTTTCTCCTGCATGTGCTGGAGAGCCCACATCGAGCAGTCCTCTCCTTGGTTGATGATGTCGTAAAAAATACCATCCGCATCCGGGAACAGCTCCACGACCTCCTCCGTCAGTTCACAGAGGTAATCCAGGTAGGGGGAATGGAAACTGAGCATTTTGAAACCCGCCACGATATTACTCTTCGACCAACCGGTGAACTGTCCGTCGGGGCCGATCTCCCGCCAACCGGGATTTTCGTCCGCAGCCAGGTTATTCACCCCAGCTGTCAGGTAGATGGGCACATTGATTCCGATTTCCTTACAGGCATCGAACTGAGCCCTTAAGAGGTCAAAATTGAGCCCTGGATGACGCTTTCCCACCTTCCCGTCGTAGTAGGCCCAGCCGTGGTGGCAGACTGCAAAGGTCGTCACGCTGTCCACCTCCGCCCGCTTCAGGGTTTCCTGATACTTTTTCTTATCGAATCGTGATCCGATGCCGGGAATCGCTCCAGAGGTGTGAAAATCGAGGTGAATCTGACGGTAGCGGAGTGGATTAGACATACCCGAATTCTTAGTGGTCAATTTCCCCGAGGAAAGCGGATTCGGTTGTCATAAACCGGACTTTACTGGTAATTTTTCACCAACCAGACCATGACTCGCGATTCCCTCAACTCCCTCCTACTCACCCCACCCCAACCGAGCACCATTTCCCGTGCAATTCACGGACTCGGAGGGGTGACCACGGAGACGTTTCTTCTACCTGATCAGTGGATGCTGCATTTCTACCACTATTCTGGGCGGGTGCGCATCCGCGACCATGAGTTCTCTCTCCATCCAGGGTGCGCAACTCTCATTCCCCCAGCGACGCAAATCGTATTCTGCTACGAGGGAGAATCGCCCCATCTCTACTCTCATTTTTACCTTCCCCCCGGATCCGATCCCGCCCCCTATTATTGGCCAGCGGACCCTCGAGTCTCCGCCCTCGAAGACCTACTGGAGGGAGCCCTTACGTTCCATCGGACCCATTCCCGCCGAGCCGCCGCCCGGCTCTGGGAGGTACTTCTAGGCCTCTCCTCACTACTCGACGGCGGATCGGCCGACTCCCAGTCCCAGGAAAAGCTCGACGAATGTCTCCGGCTGATGAACGCGACGACCTCGACCACTCTCCCCATCGCCGAACTGGCGGACGAAGTCGGTCTCTCCCAAAATCAACTCACCCGGCTTTTTCGCTCGGAACTGGGCTGCACTCCGGTCAGCTATCGCCGCGAACTCAAGATGGACCGGGCCTGCCTCCTCTTACGTCACTCGGATCTTCCGGTGAAAGCGATTGCCTGCAGCGTCGGAATCCCCGATTTGCAGGCCTTCAATAAAACCTTTCGCAAGAGCCGAGGAGTCAGCCCGCGTCAATATCGCGCCGATCCGGAAGGCCCGCTTATTTTTTCACAGTGAAGTTTGCGGAAGAGTCAGGAGGAAGGTAACCGAATCCTCTTCTCCGCTTTCCAGAACAAGGTCTCCTCCCTGAGCCCGGGCAAACTCGCGGGAGAGACTGAGTCCGAGTCCTAAGCCCGCACTCCCATTTTGGCCGGAGCGGGAAGAATCCCCCCGGGTAAATCGATCAAAGATTTCGGCCCGTAAACTTTCCTCAATCGCGGGTCCTGTATTCCTGACACGCAGTTCTACCTTCCCTGCCCCGCAGTCCAGACGGACGTCAACCGTTCCTCCAGCATGATTGTAGTTCACGGCGTTACTCAACAAATTCAAGACGATCTGGCGCACAAGCGAGGGATCACACAAAGCCCGGATCGATTGTCCGGCTTCCCATTCGAAGCGGATGCTCGGAAAGGCCTCGATCATTTCTTCGATCAAGGCCCTCACTACCTCAGAGAGATCCGTTTCGATACGGTCCGGCCGCAAGCCGCCGCCATCAATTCTCGCCAAGAGATGGAGCTTGCGCACGATCTCTCCCAATCGCCCCAATTCGTCGGATACCTCTCCGAGCCGTTGCTGATCCTCAGAACCATCCTCGGCCTCCGCGACAGCGTCATCGACTTTGGCGGTCAGAATGGTCAAGGGGGTATTCAGCTCGTGCGCCGCGTCCTGCCCAAATCGGCGAGCCTGCCCGAAACTCTTCTCAAGACGCTCCAACATTCCGTTGAACACCTCGATCAACTCCCGAAACTCCCGCTCCATCCCCTCACCCGAGATCCGGTGGGACAGATCATCTGCGGTCGTCGAAGCAGCTACCCGTGTCAGCTTGCGAATCGGAGCGATGGCCCTCGACGAAAAGAACCACGCACAGAGAGCAACCAACCCCAAAGCCACCGGAGATGCTAGTCCGAAGACCACGAATAGACGCCTCATCTGCGGTCGGTGAATGGCATCCGGCACGGCAAGCACCACTGCACCGTGATCGGCAGCAACACCGGCAAACAACCAGCCTCTTGGCAGCTCTCCGCCTCGAAAAACAGGAACTCGATTTCGCTCAATCGAGGGATCTTGATCCCGGCGCCCAAGCCTTCCAGGCCCCTCTTCAAACCTATTGTTCCCCCCGGGCCTAGCCGGGCCCTTCGCCAAGAGGGGGATTAGACGATCCAAAATCTCAGTATCCTCAATGGGCCAGTCCGGGCCCAGATTCCAGCCTCCCCCCGGTCGATAAACCGCATACTCCGCACCGAACTCTTCCAAACGCCCCAGCACTTTTCCGGCGAAACGACTCTCCCTCGGCGTCAAATCCGAACCAGAAAACCGCATGATGACAGGAGCCGTCCGCATCAAGGCCCCGCGAAGATCACGCTCTAAATTCCTCCTGAGCTCCCGTTGATAGAATCCCAACGCAACCAGAGCGAACCCGAGCAAGCCCACCGCAGCAACCACAGTCGAAAAAAGGACCATCCGCGTCCGGAACGAACCTCGGCTCTGTCGCCTCCCGCTCATTCCCTGAAACGGTATCCCACGCCGCGCACGGTTTCGATAAAGTCACGAGAGGGCTCGCCGAGATGCTGTCGTAATCGCTTCACGTATACATCAACGAGGTTCGTCTGCGGGTCGAAATCGTAATCCCAGACTCGATCAAGGATCTGGGTCCGGGTGAAAACTCGACCCGGTGATCGGACGAGCATTTCCAGCAAAGAGAACTCACGAGCCGTCAACTCAAGCTTCTCTCCTAAGACCAAAACTTCCCGCGTCGCCACATTGATGCGGACGGGTCCCGCCTCGACGACATTTAGATGGTCCCCCTGCGAACGCCGACACACCGCTCGCAGCCGGGCGATGAGTTCATCAATATGAAAAGGCTTGGGAAGATAATCGTCAGCGCCGAGGTTCAGCCCTTCCACCCGTTCACCCCACTCGCCTCTAGCCGAGAGAACG
This portion of the Puniceicoccus vermicola genome encodes:
- a CDS encoding extracellular solute-binding protein, with product MNPFLILTRIRLTGVGLAMVAFFLGNLVFGQEESPQKESEVIKVLTFHDPQSQALFEITRKFEDTTGILVEMTQLHRSEMLNELNLTDYLSQFDLVTVDEPFLALMSDVLLPFDDWPSPQKFDPIQLEGWTNEQMIEASSIDGVLYGVPVNPNVYLYVYRKDLWDSPKEQQAFEERYGYELAPPRDAQQFRDMAEFFHRPPDLYGFSPVDQVSEALTIALIWSLELFGQTLSDDELQTNFDKEAAEDALEWYRSLSAFGPKKRGAWHYDQRADLMRVGKLAQGMLWPAYIPNIMDPKETFVQDDLGFSVGPRAPDGSPVCISGMWTMGIPRRSEKADLAVEFAAFWSEPETNLLLVRRGASPTRTISLDHQKIAAALPWLDAYEEAIQDTISRAQNRGYPAFSEAAAEIFAAYLSGKESASEAVEELLQLGTEETE
- a CDS encoding fatty acid desaturase family protein codes for the protein MSGSSIQMPIPAPEGHIETPLVQEAGKTAPTGGKKISRATAQFARDIPSKSWFAVISSLLILALAVVGTFPFWAIPFRIAFSVLTALMIVRVFVIFHDHQHRAILAKSKLADRLMTVVGILTLTPSSVWKHSHDSHHANNSKLHGNDLGSFPTMTVERYRSSPLLVRIRYRVSRHPLTILAGYLTSFVFSMCLEPIFENPRKHFDCAIALVVHAALIVLLAVTFGWAGVFFSLVLPFIIAACLGSYLFYAQHNFPGVLLKDEDGWTYEGAALESSSFMKMPRILHWFTGNIGYHHIHHLNARIPFYRLPEAFKAIPELQNAKTTSLSPVEVFRCFRLKIWNVEKARLVGYRG
- a CDS encoding DEAD/DEAH box helicase, with the protein product MTTTPFSALPLAEPIQRALRDLSYDTPSPIQEQALPPQLEGRDIIGCAQTGTGKTAAFALPILHHMSQSPDRPVANCARALVLTPTRELAVQVGESFSKYGKYLKLRHCLIYGGVSQKPQVNAMRRGVDILVATPGRLLDLINQGHVDLQRVEFLVLDEVDRMLDMGFVHDVKKIAAMMPSERQTALFTATLNGQVRSVADRFINDPVEIRIDPGKPVVERIDQKVCHVRVEDKLPLLQYYLTEQDGSPSDLRTLVFSRTKHGCDKLSKKLKGFGIVSEAIHGNKTQAARQKALDRFRDGRVSVLVATDVAARGIDVKDIGLVVNFDLPNEADTYVHRIGRTARAETSGRAISFCDEGTTSELFQIERHLGKEIDLERDQPFHYEGMPKSKSGGGKGRGQGGGGRRKRPYGRGGRGDRSGGGGFPGGGRGRSGAAQGSRGPAGAKRKARG
- a CDS encoding alpha-amylase family protein; translation: MSNPLRYRQIHLDFHTSGAIPGIGSRFDKKKYQETLKRAEVDSVTTFAVCHHGWAYYDGKVGKRHPGLNFDLLRAQFDACKEIGINVPIYLTAGVNNLAADENPGWREIGPDGQFTGWSKSNIVAGFKMLSFHSPYLDYLCELTEEVVELFPDADGIFYDIINQGEDCSMWALQHMQEKGLDPKNPEDRLQSRYDALMKYYQRTTETVRRLQPEMPVFHNSGNITPGFREILPFFSHLELESLPTGGWGYDHFPFLAKYAHQLDFDYLGMTGKFHSTWGEFGGYKHPNALRYECCAMLAYGARCSVGDQLHPTGEIDESTYEIVGEAYREVAEKESYARGARNVADIALLSSLSVRGKEAFLNSERETASDIGAARVLLEEHQLFDVIDVDMDFSPYQMLVLPDDVSVDEALERKLRSYLEAGGKLFLSHDSAVDSESGCLFDIGASVSEISPFQPDYSLPRKDLRADFVNQPMVMYGQSRRLKMTDGESLGEVYEPYFNREWDHFCSHQHTPPKPEPSEFSTGSKKGNILYMAHPVFSIYRGTGQVALRQLIGKHLDLLLDGGRSVSVENFPSTARVVLTHQETENRYILHLLNGCTINRGGAVTLHGGTLGGKLNGYEVIEDVRPLHNLGVTVRLPKSVKRVISVPEGRDIEAGISPETVTFRLDSMDHHAMFALEY
- a CDS encoding helix-turn-helix transcriptional regulator; translated protein: MTRDSLNSLLLTPPQPSTISRAIHGLGGVTTETFLLPDQWMLHFYHYSGRVRIRDHEFSLHPGCATLIPPATQIVFCYEGESPHLYSHFYLPPGSDPAPYYWPADPRVSALEDLLEGALTFHRTHSRRAAARLWEVLLGLSSLLDGGSADSQSQEKLDECLRLMNATTSTTLPIAELADEVGLSQNQLTRLFRSELGCTPVSYRRELKMDRACLLLRHSDLPVKAIACSVGIPDLQAFNKTFRKSRGVSPRQYRADPEGPLIFSQ
- a CDS encoding ATP-binding protein, giving the protein MSGRRQSRGSFRTRMVLFSTVVAAVGLLGFALVALGFYQRELRRNLERDLRGALMRTAPVIMRFSGSDLTPRESRFAGKVLGRLEEFGAEYAVYRPGGGWNLGPDWPIEDTEILDRLIPLLAKGPARPGGNNRFEEGPGRLGRRDQDPSIERNRVPVFRGGELPRGWLFAGVAADHGAVVLAVPDAIHRPQMRRLFVVFGLASPVALGLVALCAWFFSSRAIAPIRKLTRVAASTTADDLSHRISGEGMEREFRELIEVFNGMLERLEKSFGQARRFGQDAAHELNTPLTILTAKVDDAVAEAEDGSEDQQRLGEVSDELGRLGEIVRKLHLLARIDGGGLRPDRIETDLSEVVRALIEEMIEAFPSIRFEWEAGQSIRALCDPSLVRQIVLNLLSNAVNYNHAGGTVDVRLDCGAGKVELRVRNTGPAIEESLRAEIFDRFTRGDSSRSGQNGSAGLGLGLSLSREFARAQGGDLVLESGEEDSVTFLLTLPQTSL
- a CDS encoding winged helix-turn-helix domain-containing protein, with translation MKILLVEDEIKIREWVTKALRENGFVVDPVGEGNEAYQLLQTRSYDGAILDIMLPGRDGLSLLKSLRREGNNLSVVVLSARGEWGERVEGLNLGADDYLPKPFHIDELIARLRAVCRRSQGDHLNVVEAGPVRINVATREVLVLGEKLELTAREFSLLEMLVRSPGRVFTRTQILDRVWDYDFDPQTNLVDVYVKRLRQHLGEPSRDFIETVRGVGYRFRE